Below is a window of Synechococcus sp. RSCCF101 DNA.
AGGGGCTCCTGCACCGGCAGGGCCGGTGCAGGCTCCAGATCGCGCTGCAGACGTTCATCGCGGCTGAGGCCCAGACGGTCGTCGAGGGTGCGGGTCCAGCGGCGGCGGGCGATGCGGCGCAGCCGCTCGGCATCCTCGGGCGCCATCCGTTCAGCTCCCAGATTGCAGCGGGCCACGAAGGCGAACTCCTCATCGAGGTGGGCCAGGTCTTCGGCCAGGCGCCGCTGGGAAACCTCGCCTCCGTCCGGCTCGCCGCCTCCTCCGCCGGCGGCGGCCCGGTCGCGCCAGTGGGCGATGCAGCGCTCGGCCTTGAGCAGCTCGAAGCGCATCCGCACCTCATGGATGCGGTCGTAGGGCATCTGCAGCTTGGTGGCCTTCTCCACCACCGCATCGGGTGTGGAGACCTTGCCGCAGTCGTGCAACCAGGAGGCCAGATGCACCGCCTCCCACTCCCGCGCGGTGAGATCGAAGCCGGCGAGGGAGCCCTCCCGGCTGCGGCAGGCGGCCTGCACCAGCGCCTCGGTCAGCTCGGGCACCCGGCGGCAGTGGCCACCGGTGTGGGGGCTCTTGGCATCGATGGCATCCGCCAGCAGCTGGATGAAGGCATCGAAGAGGCGCTTCTGGTCATCGAGGAGCTTGCGGGTCTCCAGCGCGGTGGCGGCCGAACCCGACAGGGCCTCGCAGAAGGCGATCAGGGGCTGCTCCGGCGGCTCGATGAACCAGAGCACCAGCAGACCGAGCGGGCGCTGGTCGCGGTTGAGCAGCGGCAGCAGTAGGCCGCAACGGGCATCCTCCGGGGCGGACGCCGCCAGCTGCTCCTCCAGAACACCGCCGCCGGCAGCCGGCGGCAGATCGAGCAGGCCGCGCGGGATCGGCTCGAGACCCCCCGGGGGCAGAGCGATCGCGGCGGCCTCAGCATCCGTACCCTCCGCTCCGGCGGCGCAGTGCAGGCGGCCCTCCTGGCGATCCACCCTGTACATCCGTCCGGACCTCGCCCTGGTCTCCGTCACGGCGTCATCGAGCAACTGCTGCAGCAGAGCGGTCACGTCCGGCTCGCAGGCCAGGGATTCGGAAGCAGCAAGAAAGCGTCGGATGCTGTCCTCCATGCGGGCCAGAGTGACCTGCAGTTCGTCCACCTCTGCGATGAGGCTCGCTGCCGGAGCGTCGGCGGTGAACTCGAACGCTCGGATGCGCCGGGCACGGCGGCTGAGGTCACGCAACGACCGGCCAAAGCGACGCGCCAGGGGCACCATCAGCAACGCCCCGATCAGCACCAGAGCGGTGCTCAGACCGGCCAGGCGATGCAGCAGAGCACGGGGTTCGGCCAGCAGCTCACCCTCCGGAATGGCCAGAACAACCACGGGTCCTCCGGCACTGAGCGGATCGGGGAGCTCCAGAGCATCGGCCCACCAGACCTGCCCATCCACCCGCAGCCGGGTGAGAGGGCCCTCGCCGCGTCTGGACAGCGGACCGAGCCTGGAGAGCACCGGATCCGGCAGGGAGGCCAGAGACGGCAGCAAAACGCTCGTGACCGGGCCCGCGCTGGATGCCATCACCCCGCCATCGCTCAGCACCGCGATGCGGGTTCCGGGGGTGATGCGCAAACGCTCCAGTCGCTCGTAGATGCCCTGAAAGGCAATCGAGGCGCCCACCAACTCGTCGCCACCCGGCAGCGTCTTCACAACGGCTTCACCGATGCCGGGAAACAGGGGGAGCTCGTACGGCCCCATCACCTCAAGCCGGCCGTCGGCATCCCAGCGGCGACGCTCGAGGTCGAGAAGGGCTTCCGAGGCGGCAAGCGTCTCGCGGCGACAGGGCAGCTCGGAGAAGGCGATCGAGTCCTCGACCGGAATCACGGTGAAGCGGCAGCTCCAGCCCCCGGCCGTGCGCTCGGCCCGCAGCACGCCGACCAGGGGCTCGTACGGGACCGACGCAACGCTGACGTCGTCAACCCGGAGCGGATTGACGAGCGCCAGGTAGCTCCCGTCGGCGGACCTGCGGAAGTAGCTGTAGGTGGTTTGCTCAGGCCCGAGGAAGAGGGCGGCGAACTCCCTCTGGGCGTCTTCGGACTGATCCTCGACGCCCCTCAGCAGCGCCTCGTTGGTCACGAACCAGTCAAGACCAAGGCCCACGCGGCGACTGGACAGCTGAGTCGAAAGCTGCTGACGCACCGACTGCACCAGGGCATCCAGGCGCTCATCAGTGCTGCGGCGCAGGATGGCGCTCGCGCCGCTGTACGCGAGCCCCAGAAGAGCCCCGCCGCCCACCAGCACCACGGGCATCAGAACGCCCAGCAGGGCGGCGACGAAGGGGAGGCTGCGGCGGCGGGAGGCGGGCACGGGCAGGCGGTGACACCCCTTTGTTACGCCTGTTTCAGGCCGCCGGCATCAACGGGGACTGACCCGTAATCTGCTTCACATTGCTCAACAGGGTCGCTGATGTTCACTCAGGTCCGCTCCGCCAGCCGCCGAGTCAGCCCTGGAGTGGATCCCCGCAGCAGCGATGGGCAGGCCCGCCGCGTGCTGCGGGTGGTGTACGTGGTGCTCGAACCCCAGTACCAGAACGCCCTCACCCAGGCCGCGACGGGTCTCAACGAAGCGGACGGGCCGCTGGCGGTGGATCTGTGCGGCTACCTGATCGAGGAGCTGCGCGATGCGGACAACTACGCCGATTTCTGCCGCGATGTGAGCGAGGCCGATGTGTTCATCGCCTCGTTGATCTTCATCGAGGATCTGGCCCAGAAGGTCGTCGATGCGGTGGCCCCGCACCGCGAGCGGCTCAAGGCAGCGGTGGTCTTCCCCTCCATGCCGGAGGTGATGCGCCTGAACAAGCTGGGCAGCTTCTCGATGGCCCAGCTGGGCCAGAGCAAGAGCGCCATCGCCAGCTTCATGAAGAAGCGGAAGGAGGCCGGCGGCGCCGGCTTCCAGGACGCGATGCTCAAGCTGCTCAACACCCTGCCCACGGTGTTGAAGTACCTGCCAGTGGAGAAGGCCCAGGACGCCCGCTCCTTCATGCTCAGCTTCCAGTACTGGCTGGGCGGCACACCGGAAAATCTGCGC
It encodes the following:
- a CDS encoding HD-GYP domain-containing protein, with translation MPASRRRSLPFVAALLGVLMPVVLVGGGALLGLAYSGASAILRRSTDERLDALVQSVRQQLSTQLSSRRVGLGLDWFVTNEALLRGVEDQSEDAQREFAALFLGPEQTTYSYFRRSADGSYLALVNPLRVDDVSVASVPYEPLVGVLRAERTAGGWSCRFTVIPVEDSIAFSELPCRRETLAASEALLDLERRRWDADGRLEVMGPYELPLFPGIGEAVVKTLPGGDELVGASIAFQGIYERLERLRITPGTRIAVLSDGGVMASSAGPVTSVLLPSLASLPDPVLSRLGPLSRRGEGPLTRLRVDGQVWWADALELPDPLSAGGPVVVLAIPEGELLAEPRALLHRLAGLSTALVLIGALLMVPLARRFGRSLRDLSRRARRIRAFEFTADAPAASLIAEVDELQVTLARMEDSIRRFLAASESLACEPDVTALLQQLLDDAVTETRARSGRMYRVDRQEGRLHCAAGAEGTDAEAAAIALPPGGLEPIPRGLLDLPPAAGGGVLEEQLAASAPEDARCGLLLPLLNRDQRPLGLLVLWFIEPPEQPLIAFCEALSGSAATALETRKLLDDQKRLFDAFIQLLADAIDAKSPHTGGHCRRVPELTEALVQAACRSREGSLAGFDLTAREWEAVHLASWLHDCGKVSTPDAVVEKATKLQMPYDRIHEVRMRFELLKAERCIAHWRDRAAAGGGGGEPDGGEVSQRRLAEDLAHLDEEFAFVARCNLGAERMAPEDAERLRRIARRRWTRTLDDRLGLSRDERLQRDLEPAPALPVQEPLLADRPRHRIARPPAEQLPPGNPWGFRMAVPELKADHGELHNLCVSAGTLTEEERYTINEHIVLTIKMLSALPFPDHLAEVPELAGGHHERMDGTGYPRGLQAAAMSPVARSMAIADIFEALTAPDRPYKSAKTLSESLGIMAGMVRRGHLDPELFALFVRSGVAADYCRRFLDPAQLDAVDESGLLEGLSDPAGSVAVAP